The following are encoded together in the Salvia hispanica cultivar TCC Black 2014 chromosome 6, UniMelb_Shisp_WGS_1.0, whole genome shotgun sequence genome:
- the LOC125197498 gene encoding uncharacterized protein LOC125197498 isoform X1, protein MMIAGEALESNITMIGPLVLQAIAHCISPNRIYRRRASAISHHRGSFCRSHRRFSNLLSRKWGKIKPTKRCKDLGLARAPPRRMRSKIAWFLCRDLLIQTSCSRTLELWDQMQKGYKRTCLVWDHVRMQELC, encoded by the exons ATGATGATCGCCGGAGAAGCTCTGGAATCAAACATCACGATGATCGGACCGCTCGTTCTCCAAGCAATTGCTCATTGCATATCCCCTAATCGAATATATCGAAGGCGTGCATCCGCGATTTCACATCATCGCGGCTCCTTCTGCCGCTCTCATCGGAGATTCTCG AATTTACTATCACGAAAATGGGGAAAAATCAAGCCTACAAAGCGATGCAAAGATCTCGGTTTGGCTCGAGCTCCGCCGCGCCGGATGAGGTCGAAGATAGCATG GTTTCTCTGCCGGGACTTACTAATACAGACATCTTGTTCCAG AACTTTGGAGTTATGGGATCAGATGCAGAAGGGTTACAAAAGAACATGTTTG GTGTGGGATCATGTTAGGATGCAAGAGCTGTGCTGA
- the LOC125197498 gene encoding uncharacterized protein LOC125197498 isoform X2 — MGKNQAYKAMQRSRFGSSSAAPDEVEDSMVSLPGLTNTDILFQALCRTLELWDQMQKGYKRTCLVWDHVRMQELC, encoded by the exons ATGGGGAAAAATCAAGCCTACAAAGCGATGCAAAGATCTCGGTTTGGCTCGAGCTCCGCCGCGCCGGATGAGGTCGAAGATAGCATG GTTTCTCTGCCGGGACTTACTAATACAGACATCTTGTTCCAG GCACTTTGCAGAACTTTGGAGTTATGGGATCAGATGCAGAAGGGTTACAAAAGAACATGTTTG GTGTGGGATCATGTTAGGATGCAAGAGCTGTGCTGA
- the LOC125195404 gene encoding agamous-like MADS-box protein AGL61, which translates to MENPQKKTLGKRKIAIKKIEKKSSLQVAFSKRRGGLFRKATELSVLCGVEIAILVKSPAGKLYSFGHPSVEALINRAAPSPAVKRRLPYGNDDRLQLHQLEQLLNSLEQKVEQNPNNCGLPLSIHEEPDKFVMDAAPPLSLQHLIAADHDFVIETDTFCDDEQAQLASLVDYQNYYHILGA; encoded by the coding sequence ATGGAAAATCCTCAGAAAAAAACTCTGGGTAAAAGGAAGATTGCAATCAAAAAAATCGAGAAGAAAAGCAGTCTTCAAGTTGCCTTTTCCAAGCGCCGCGGCGGCCTATTCCGCAAAGCCACCGAGCTCTCCGTCTTGTGCGGCGTCGAGATCGCTATTCTGGTGAAATCTCCTGCCGGCAAACTCTACTCGTTCGGCCATCCCTCCGTCGAGGCTCTCATCAACCGCGCGGCCCCCTCTCCGGCAGTGAAGAGGAGATTGCCTTACGGCAACGATGATCGTCTGCAACTCCACCAATTGGAGCAATTGCTCAACTCCTTGGAGCAAAAGGTTGAACAAAATCCCAACAATTGTGGCCTTCCATTGTCAATTCATGAAGAGCCAGATAAGTTTGTGATGGATGCAGCCCCACCATTGTCACTTCAACACCTCATCGCAGCAGATCATGACTTTGTGATCGAAACGGATACCTTTTGTGATGATGAACAAGCTCAATTGGCTTCTTTAGTTGATTACCAGAATTACTATCACATTTTAGGAGCCTAA
- the LOC125197416 gene encoding pentatricopeptide repeat-containing protein At4g18975, chloroplastic translates to MNYSQLSIRQVVCAKVDFPVLNFSVRLFKASAYSVPTHKSKAIASQQRLRGDRNDQSLVQSNPSEKKLVRKPGKKEHHLWQRRDQTGSGQKAMNLIQTIYGLPNEKEAVYSALDEWIAWETEFPLIAAAKAMVILRKRSQWKRIIQVAKWMLSKGQGATMATYDHLLLAFDMDRRPDEAKTLWNMILHAHNRSISKRLFSRMISLYDHHNMPNDVIQVFADMEELEVKPDEDTVRRIARAFEVLGQEDNHKQFLMKYQRKWKYIHFKGERVRVRT, encoded by the exons ATGAATTATTCGCAATTATCAATTCGGCAG GTTGTATGTGCTAAAGTAGATTTTCCAGTACTCAATTTTTCCGTTCGACTATTCAAGGCATCTGCTTACAGTGTTCCTACTCATAAG TCAAAAGCAATAGCTTCTCAGCAACGCTTACGTGGAGACCGAAATGACCAATCTTTGGTTCAATCAAATCCTTCTGAGAA GAAGCTTGTTCGGAAGCCGGGAAAAAAGGAGCACCACTTATGGCAAAGGAGAGACCAAACTGGTTCAGGACAAAAAGCAATGAATCTTATTCAAACT ATTTATGGACTTCCAAATGAGAAAGAGGCTGTTTATAGCGCCCTTGACGAGTGGATAGCATGGGAGACTGAATTTCCATTAATTGCTGCGGCAAAGGCTATGGTGATCTTAAGGAAGAGGAGTCAGTGGAAAAGAATTATTCAG GTGGCCAAGTGGATGTTGAGTAAAGGTCAAGGTGCAACAATGGCGACCTATGACCACCTCCTACTGGCATTTGACATGGATCGAAGGCCAGACGAAGCAAAAACGTTATGGAACATGATTTTACATGCCCACAATCGTTCTATTTCCAAAAGGCTATTTTCCAGGATGATATCCTTATACGACCATCATAATATGCCAAACGATGTTATACAG GTATTTGCTGACATGGAGGAGTTGGAAGTGAAACCTGATGAGGATACTGTTAGAAGAATTGCACGGGCCTTTGAGGTGTTAGGTCAAGAGGATAATCATAAACAGTTCTTGATGAAATAccaaagaaaatggaaatacaTTCACTTCAAGGGTGAAAGAGTTCGGGTAAGAACTTGA
- the LOC125195405 gene encoding subtilisin-like protease SBT5.6, with product MMNFHSSLFLLLLLLPLLVSTTEKQVYIVYFGEHSGAKTLQQIEENHHSYLLSVKETEEAAKSSLIYSYKHTINGFAALLSPLEASKLSKMEEVVSVLRSHPRKYEIHTTRSWEFAGVEEAMKSSENMNKEDIWLKSSYGKDVIVGLLDNGVWPESESFNDEGMGPIPNSWKGICQTGDEFNSSNCNKRFFFLKGQTVTPHKLQKKLYPLVYAGQVANPDVPKNLSGQCLPGSLSSKKAKGKIVLCLRGNGTRVGKGMEVKRAGGIGFILGNSLANGDELAADAHILPATAVNYQNSLKIMDYIHSSKAPTAYIVPGTTVLDIKPAPFMAAFSSRGPSDISPEILKPDITAPGLNILAAWSEASSPTKLEADKRVVKYNILSGTSMSCPHIGGAAALLKAMHPRWSSAAIRSALITSAGQKNNQGSMITDASGNPADPFQYGGGHFRPAKAADPGLVYDASYTDYLLYLCSIGVKIDYTFICPQHSMGPLNLNYPTLAIPRLRDSVTLVRTVTNVGGSKSVYFVSMKPPLGILVKIWPPILHFNSVGEKRNFTITVKVADGSITGKGEKPYGFGWYMWSDGIHDVRSPMAVSVA from the exons ATGATGAATTTTCATTcctcactttttctccttctccttcttcttcctcttctggTTTCCACCACTGAGAAACAG GTATATATAGTTTACTTTGGTGAGCACAGTGGAGCAAAAACCCTCCAACAAATCGAAGAAAACCACCATTCATATCTACTCTCTGTCAAGGAAACTGAGGAAGCTGCAAAATCTTCTCTCATTTACAGTTACAAGCACACCATCAATGGCTTCGCCGcgcttctctctcctctcgAAGCTTCCAAATTATCTA AGATGGAGGAAGTGGTGTCGGTGCTTCGAAGCCATCCACGAAAATACGAAATCCATACGACGAGGTCGTGGGAATTTGCAGGTGTGGAAGAGGCAATGAAGAGTTCAGAAAATATGAATAAGGAAGATATATGGCTAAAATCCAGCTATGGAAAAGATGTTATTGTTGGCTTGTTGGATAATG GTGTATGGCCGGAGTCAGAGAGCTTCAACGATGAAGGGATGGGTCCGATACCTAACTCGTGGAAAGGAATTTGCCAAACCGGCGACGAATTCAACTCATCTAACTGTAACAA aagatttttttttctgaaggGCCAAACAGTGACTCCACATAAGTTGCAAAAGAAGCTATACCCGTTAGTTTACGCGGGTCAAGTAGCCAACCCGGACGTGCCCAAGAACCTATCCGG ACAATGCTTACCTGGTTCCCTCTCTTCCAAGAAGGCAAAGGGTAAGATAGTACTGTGTTTGAGAGGGAATGGGACAAGAGTGGGTAAAGGCATGGAGGTGAAGAGAGCTGGAGGCATTGGcttcattttaggaaacagTTTAGCAAATGGAGATGAATTAGCAGCTGATGCTCATATTCTTCCTGCCACTGCTGTCAACTACCAAAACAGTCTCAAGATTATGGACTACATCCATTCTTCCAAAGCCCCGACAGCCTACATCGTACCGGGCACGACTGTTTTAGACATCAAACCAGCACCTTTCATGGCTGCTTTCTCCAGCAGAGGCCCTAGTGATATTTCGCCCGAGATCCTCAAG CCAGACATCACAGCTCCAGGGCTCAACATACTAGCAGCGTGGAGTGAAGCATCTTCTCCGACAAAACTGGAAGCAGACAAACGCGTGGTGAAGTACAACATTCTCTCGGGAACTTCCATGTCCTGCCCGCATATAGGTGGGGCGGCTGCTCTCCTCAAGGCGATGCACCCCCGTTGGAGCAGTGCTGCCATAAGATCTGCTCTGATAACCTCTG CCGGGCAGAAAAACAATCAAGGTAGCATGATCACGGATGCATCCGGTAATCCAGCGGACCCTTTCCAGTATGGTGGCGGCCATTTCAGACCAGCAAAAGCAGCAGATCCCGGACTTGTTTATGATGCCTCCTATACAGACTATCTCCTCTACCTATGCAGCATCGGAGTTAAGATTGATTATACCTTCATATGCCCGCAACATTCAATGGGTCCGTTAAACCTAAATTACCCGACCCTGGCAATACCCAGGCTGCGTGACAGTGTTACTTTGGTAAGAACAGTGACAAATGTGGGAGGCAGCAAGAGTGTATATTTTGTGAGCATGAAACCTCCACTTGGGATCTTGGTAAAAATATGGCCTCCCATACTACACTTCAATAGTGTTGGGGAGAAAAGGAATTTCACCATTACAGTAAAAGTAGCAGATGGTAGCATTACAGGCAAAGGGGAGAAACCATACGGATTTGGATGGTACATGTGGTCTGATGGAATCCACGATGTTCGGAGCCCCATGGCCGTTTCAGTAGCCTAG
- the LOC125194491 gene encoding GDSL esterase/lipase At5g45670-like, protein MGSTVKRWLAFCAVAAMALAVTAEPQVPCYFIFGDSLVDNGNNNNIQSLAKANYLPYGIDFPAGPTGRFSNGKTTIDVIAELLGFDDYIPPYATARGQQILRGVNYASAAAGIRQETGQQLGARIDFTGQINNYKNTVSQVVGILGDEDSAASYLSKCIYSVGIGSNDYLNNYFMPQYYSTSRQYSPEQYADVLIRQYTEQLRMLYNFGARKFVLIGVGQIGCSPNALAQNSPDGRTCVARINNANQIFNSRLRGLVDEFNGNTPDARLIYVDAYGVFQDLIDSPSEFGFTVTNAGCCGVGRNNGQITCLPLQPACQNRDEHLFWDAFHPTEAANVVVGRRAYRAERASDAHPFDISRLAQL, encoded by the exons ATGGGAAGCacggttaagagatggttggCATTTTGCGCGGTCGCGGCCATGGCCTTGGCCGTGACCGCGGAGCCCCAAGTCCCTTGTTACTTCATATTTGGCGACTCATTGGTCGACAACggaaacaacaacaacattcAGTCCTTGGCCAAGGCCAACTACTTACCCTACGGCATTGATTTCCCAGCCGGCCCCACAGGCCGATTCTCCAACGGCAAAACTACCATAGATGTCATCG CTGAGCTGCTAGGGTTTGATGACTACATTCCACCTTACGCCACCGCACGAGGCCAGCAGATACTGAGGGGAGTGAATTACGCCTCAGCCGCCGCCGGAATACGACAAGAAACCGGCCAGCAACTA GGGGCTCGGATTGACTTCACAGGCCAAATAAACAACTACAAGAACACGGTGTCGCAAGTAGTCGGCATACTCGGGGATGAGGACTCGGCCGCGAGTTACCTGAGCAAGTGTATCTACTCCGTCGGTATAGGCAGCAATGACTACCTCAACAACTACTTCATGCCTCAATATTATAGCACCAGCCGCCAGTATTCGCCGGAGCAGTACGCCGACGTACTCATCCGTCAGTACACCGAGCAATTAAGG ATGTTGTACAACTTCGGAGCCAGGAAGTTCGTCCTGATCGGAGTAGGCCAAATCGGGTGCAGCCCGAACGCGCTGGCGCAGAACAGCCCGGACGGGAGGACATGCGTGGCGAGGATCAACAACGCGAACCAGATATTCAACAGCAGGCTGAGAGGCCTGGTCGACGAGTTCAACGGCAACACCCCTGACGCGAGGCTCATCTACGTGGACGCCTACGGCGTTTTCCAGGACCTGATCGACAGCCCCTCGGAGTTCGGGTTTACGGTGACGAACGCTGGGTGTTGCGGGGTGGGGAGGAACAACGGGCAGATAACGTGCCTGCCGCTGCAGCCGGCGTGCCAGAACAGAGACGAGCACTTGTTTTGGGACGCGTTTCATCCGACCGAAGCTGCGAATGTTGTTGTCGGGAGAAGAGCGTATCGGGCGGAGAGGGCGTCGGATGCTCATCCCTTTGATATTAGCCGCTTGGCTCAGCTCTGA
- the LOC125195403 gene encoding uncharacterized protein LOC125195403, with protein sequence MAASPKSLLFISLLLLSSNLSHSFFLLNYFSLVSLSHSLISRVASVRSARGDTEGAARNFEAGGLRLYKYAWKVGRDFMKNYAWSDVVRDLGGVASDLKELLRVLGELIRVRSEPETVAWAGRIYEKALTVSKSLFARLLKIFSRSGPMQDFVVSLQEEVLEGDLLRDCLELGAGDLKSLMQIIKGIASMFFPTAPKDEL encoded by the exons ATGGCGGCCTCTCCAAAGTCTCTTCTCTTCATCTCCCTCCTCTTACTCTCATCCAATCTCTCTCACTCCTTCTTCCTCTTAAACTATTTCAGCCTCGTTTCCCTCTCCCACTCCCTCATCTCCCGCGTCGCCTCCGTTCGATCCGCCCGCGGCGACACCGAGGGGGCGGCCCGCAACTTCGAGGCCGGCGGCCTGCGCCTCTACAAGTACGCTTGGAAAGTCGGACGCGATTTCATGAAGAATTACGCGTGGAGCGACGTCGTTCGCGACCTCGGCGGCGTAGCATCCGATTTGAAAGAGTTGTTACGGGTTTTGGGCGAATTGATCCGGGTTCGGTCCGAGCCGGAGACCGTCGCCTGGGCTGGTCGAATTTACGAAAAGGCCCTTACCGTTTCGAAGTCGCTCTTCGCTCGACTCCTCAAAATTTTCAGTCGATCT GGGCCAATGCAGGATTTTGTGGTGAGCCTTCAGGAAGAAGTGTTGGAGGGTGATCTGCTTAGGGACTGTTTGGAGTTGGGGGCGGGTGATCTTAAGAGTTTGATGCAAATCATCAAGGGCATTGCATCCATGTTCTTCCCTACTGCTCCCAAAGATGAACTGTAA
- the LOC125192580 gene encoding uncharacterized protein LOC125192580, whose product MPATPKSILFLSLLLLSSNLSHSFFSNYYNLFSLSHSLLSRVAAQRTARGDVEGAARARALARTFEPGGLGLYKSAWSFGWDFLKNYAWSDAASFRDIGGVVSDLNELLGILSELSRIPSDAERLAWAGRNYKNALRVSKSIFNRLLNVFRRSGPLRDIVLSLQKEVVEGDLLRDCIELGAGDLKGLVQIVKGIALQYFPAAPRNEL is encoded by the exons ATGCCGGCAACTCCAAAGTCTATTCTCTTCCTTTCCCTCTTGCTACTCTCATCTAATCTCTCCCACTCCTTCTTCTCCAACTATTACAACCTATTCTCCCTCTCCCACTCCCTCCTCTCCCGCGTCGCCGCCCAACGAACCGCCCGCGGCGATGTCGAGGGGGCGGCCCGGGCCCGGGCTCTGGCCCGCACCTTCGAGCCCGGTGGCCTGGGATTGTACAAGTCTGCATGGAGCTTTGGATGGGATTTTCTGAAGAATTACGCGTGGAGCGACGCGGCGTCGTTTCGTGACATTGGCGGCGTAGTGTCCGATTTGAATGAATTGTTAGGGATTTTGAGCGAATTGAGTCGGATTCCCTCCGATGCGGAGAGGCTCGCCTGGGCTGGTCGAAATTACAAAAACGCCCTTAGGGTTTCGAAGTCGATCTTCAATCGACTGCTCAACGTCTTCCGTCGATCt GGGCCGTTACGGGATATAGTGCTGAGCCTTCAGAAAGAAGTGGTGGAGGGTGATCTGCTTAGGGACTGCATTGAGTTAGGCGCGGGCGACCTTAAGGGTTTGGTACAGATTGTGAAGGGCATTGCACTCCAATATTTCCCTGCTGCTCCTAGGAATGAACTGTAA